The following coding sequences lie in one Paracidovorax avenae genomic window:
- a CDS encoding MFS transporter: protein MSQLSSDTPTFSTASPGTPLDPERGRRLRVLACVCMASATMPMVFTGPAVALGGIADALHASAASLAWVTNAFMLAFGSCLLAAGALADRMGRRRVFMAGAWLFLVASAALPFATGMAVFNALRGLQGLAGAAVFAGGAAALAQEFDGEARTRAFSWLGTAFGIGLVLGPVTAGALAGAFGCGRISGW, encoded by the coding sequence ATGTCCCAACTGTCCTCCGACACCCCGACTTTCTCTACCGCTTCCCCCGGCACCCCGCTCGATCCGGAGCGGGGCCGGCGCCTGCGTGTGCTCGCCTGCGTCTGCATGGCTTCGGCGACGATGCCGATGGTGTTTACCGGGCCGGCCGTGGCGCTGGGCGGCATCGCCGACGCGCTGCACGCGTCCGCCGCGTCCCTGGCCTGGGTGACGAATGCCTTCATGCTGGCCTTCGGCAGTTGCCTGCTGGCGGCCGGGGCGCTGGCGGACCGCATGGGGCGCCGCCGGGTGTTCATGGCGGGGGCGTGGCTGTTCCTCGTGGCGTCGGCGGCGTTGCCGTTCGCCACGGGCATGGCGGTGTTCAACGCGCTGCGCGGCCTGCAGGGGCTGGCGGGTGCGGCGGTGTTCGCGGGTGGCGCCGCCGCGCTGGCCCAGGAGTTCGACGGCGAGGCCCGCACCCGCGCGTTCAGCTGGCTGGGGACGGCGTTCGGCATCGGGCTGGTGCTGGGGCCGGTCACGGCCGGCGCACTGGCGGGGGCGTTCGGGTGCGGGCGAATTTCGGGCTGGTGA
- a CDS encoding LysR substrate-binding domain-containing protein — MDTPSSLSALLAFVRTAELGSFVAAGRALGISASAVGKAVAKLEQELGVRLLQRSTRRIALTEEGRQFHERCRRILDDLDDARAMVSQSAAAPRGRLRVSVPIVTYHLLLPLLPEFLERHPQVELDIDFNDRIVDLIGEGVDIAIRSGDLPDSRLRSLPLRHYRSLLCASPDYLARRGTPATVGDLADHDGIAFRYPNSGQWLPWPLGATAPEEPPPPLSMSSAPSPSPLPRLRRVLGFNNMEAVRGAALGGLGIGCMPDFLVEGPLREGTLRQVLPDPGRRPAGRFRAVWPASRQLSPKVRVFVDFLRGRLGDRQKTIK; from the coding sequence ATGGACACCCCCTCCAGCCTCTCCGCCCTCCTGGCCTTCGTGCGCACCGCGGAGCTGGGCAGCTTCGTCGCGGCCGGCCGCGCGCTCGGCATCTCGGCCTCGGCCGTCGGCAAGGCCGTCGCGAAGCTGGAGCAGGAACTGGGCGTGCGCCTGCTCCAGCGCAGCACCCGCCGCATCGCCCTGACGGAAGAAGGCCGGCAGTTCCACGAACGCTGCCGCCGCATCCTGGACGACCTGGACGACGCCCGCGCCATGGTGTCGCAATCGGCCGCCGCGCCGCGCGGCCGGCTGCGGGTGAGCGTACCCATCGTCACCTACCACCTGCTCCTGCCCCTGCTGCCGGAGTTCCTGGAGCGCCATCCCCAGGTGGAACTGGACATCGACTTCAACGACCGCATCGTGGACCTGATCGGCGAAGGCGTGGACATCGCCATCCGCAGCGGCGACCTGCCCGATTCACGCCTCAGGAGCCTGCCCCTGCGGCACTACCGGTCCCTGCTCTGCGCATCGCCCGACTACCTGGCGCGGCGCGGCACCCCGGCCACCGTGGGTGACCTCGCGGACCACGACGGCATTGCGTTCCGCTATCCCAATTCAGGGCAGTGGCTGCCCTGGCCACTCGGGGCCACCGCGCCAGAAGAGCCGCCCCCACCGCTGTCGATGTCGTCGGCGCCATCGCCATCCCCCCTGCCCCGCCTGCGCCGGGTCCTCGGGTTCAACAACATGGAGGCCGTGCGCGGCGCGGCGCTGGGCGGCCTGGGGATCGGGTGCATGCCGGATTTCCTGGTGGAGGGGCCTTTGCGGGAAGGGACATTGCGGCAGGTGCTGCCGGATCCGGGGCGACGGCCGGCGGGGCGGTTCCGGGCGGTGTGGCCGGCGAGCCGGCAGCTGTCGCCGAAGGTAAGGGTGTTTGTGGATTTTTTGAGGGGGAGATTGGGGGATCGACAAAAAACCATCAAATAG
- a CDS encoding LysM peptidoglycan-binding domain-containing protein gives MAYHDAGGLGYDAAGNLKGVRQDGDGGATTTTYQYTYLNGSWQQSAAVTNRGSTQVATVTQRDANGFVVGIRQPKAEAQGGTDWIMAELNRPKLNDVRYDRTFVNDASGTAVFVSQGGYNDIGEVKSSIANPASGYQGGVTGSALTPGHVQRQLVANGEVLARYGDAPTQEENTPQTNNPAYVDTADFRLQAAQIRPRHKSLDPVAYTVVGGETLKDIARNVLGDASLWWRIADANSLAVSGDGQLTAGQTLTVPKLSLNANSVETFQLYDPSQAMGSMDPVLPVPANGGDCGIVGQIIVVVVSVVVSIFAGPVIGNLAGQMMGNLVGSQNGISWKSLALSAISAGVASGVEYLSGFSGASAGWQGAAVQMGTTNLITQGIGVATGLQDRFDWRGVAASAAGAAAGNAAGSALQGATWLDGLGQTGAAWARGTLSGMAAGMTAAVARGGRVSIQQVAVDAFGNALGQQMGAAILDTGANALAGAQTQRPGGNPNQAIAQRYQAAGVDPITQAYDYMQSHPQSSMTFGNALEYYGDQAASSYLPSLIADSQMMGGGKMRNGVYQDEWSQYTDWDSGARATQVLQHGLPVGTALAPWVAPQDGFEQARTNLREQYAQIEAEATNPLAAVLGRLGRVAGEGAYDFVDGFRHLATLATDDKARRMALARGAYAVTNPGETARGVVMGGVNYLRSTSADKMGEDALRFAVGGILSAGAGKVFSAAGNMALVEEATASRLVGGVEKGTLSRGEELRQRYGHLSAEERRAIIWDRTEEIARRQLEKLEASNSGAHFMSRHSPQVDLYDQLVSAATGMRPDGKIMGGVNNRFAVDSTQFLSNKDMLYGINRAERIQQYAISTGNPINNYISLKFDYNVGEGFLKNTPLFGGDLANFYKQTKFANFGIDSTSGRAITAYPVISKSSLGIVY, from the coding sequence GTGGCATACCACGATGCCGGCGGCCTGGGCTACGACGCCGCAGGCAACCTGAAAGGCGTACGGCAGGACGGGGACGGCGGGGCCACCACGACGACCTACCAGTACACCTACCTGAACGGCAGCTGGCAGCAGAGCGCGGCAGTGACGAACCGCGGCAGCACGCAGGTAGCGACGGTGACGCAACGCGACGCCAACGGCTTCGTGGTCGGCATCCGCCAGCCCAAGGCAGAAGCGCAGGGGGGAACGGACTGGATCATGGCAGAGCTGAACCGGCCCAAGTTGAACGACGTGCGCTACGACCGCACGTTCGTGAACGACGCGAGCGGCACGGCCGTATTCGTGAGCCAGGGCGGCTACAACGATATCGGCGAAGTGAAGAGCAGCATCGCCAACCCGGCCTCGGGCTACCAGGGCGGGGTGACGGGCAGCGCCCTGACGCCCGGCCACGTGCAGCGCCAGCTGGTCGCCAACGGCGAAGTGCTGGCGCGCTACGGCGACGCACCCACCCAGGAGGAGAACACACCCCAGACCAACAACCCGGCGTACGTGGACACGGCGGACTTCCGCCTGCAGGCCGCGCAGATCCGCCCGCGCCACAAGAGCCTGGACCCGGTTGCCTATACGGTGGTGGGCGGGGAGACGCTCAAGGACATCGCGCGCAACGTGCTGGGCGACGCGAGCCTGTGGTGGCGCATCGCGGACGCCAACAGCCTGGCGGTGTCGGGCGACGGGCAGCTGACGGCAGGGCAGACGCTGACGGTGCCCAAGCTGTCGCTGAATGCGAACAGCGTGGAGACGTTCCAGCTGTACGACCCGAGCCAGGCGATGGGGAGCATGGATCCGGTGTTGCCGGTGCCGGCGAACGGGGGTGACTGCGGGATCGTCGGGCAGATCATTGTGGTCGTCGTCAGTGTCGTGGTCAGCATTTTCGCTGGCCCCGTCATTGGCAACCTCGCAGGGCAGATGATGGGCAACCTGGTGGGGTCCCAGAACGGCATCAGTTGGAAGAGTCTCGCGTTGTCGGCGATCAGTGCAGGCGTTGCCTCGGGAGTGGAGTACCTATCGGGCTTCAGCGGAGCCAGTGCGGGCTGGCAGGGCGCCGCTGTGCAGATGGGCACGACGAACCTGATTACGCAGGGCATTGGCGTGGCGACGGGGTTGCAGGACCGCTTCGATTGGCGGGGTGTGGCCGCGAGTGCGGCGGGTGCGGCTGCGGGCAACGCGGCCGGTAGTGCGCTGCAGGGAGCTACGTGGCTCGATGGGCTTGGCCAGACGGGAGCCGCCTGGGCCCGAGGGACGCTCAGCGGGATGGCTGCGGGTATGACCGCGGCCGTGGCGCGAGGCGGGCGGGTGAGCATCCAGCAAGTGGCTGTGGATGCTTTCGGGAACGCCCTGGGGCAACAAATGGGCGCCGCCATCCTTGATACCGGCGCTAATGCCCTGGCAGGTGCGCAGACTCAGCGACCCGGCGGCAATCCGAACCAGGCCATCGCGCAGCGTTATCAAGCTGCCGGGGTTGATCCGATCACGCAGGCATACGACTACATGCAGTCGCATCCCCAGTCATCGATGACATTCGGTAATGCGCTGGAATACTACGGTGACCAAGCCGCGAGTTCCTATTTACCTTCGCTCATTGCAGACTCGCAGATGATGGGGGGCGGAAAAATGCGCAATGGGGTTTACCAAGACGAGTGGTCGCAATATACAGACTGGGATAGTGGAGCGCGGGCAACCCAGGTGTTGCAACATGGCCTGCCGGTAGGCACGGCACTGGCTCCGTGGGTGGCACCGCAAGATGGTTTTGAGCAAGCCCGGACGAACCTGCGAGAGCAGTATGCACAGATAGAGGCAGAGGCCACCAACCCGCTGGCAGCGGTTCTTGGCAGATTAGGGCGTGTCGCTGGAGAAGGTGCCTATGACTTTGTTGATGGATTCAGGCACCTGGCAACTCTGGCAACGGACGACAAAGCCCGCCGGATGGCGTTAGCCAGAGGAGCATATGCGGTGACAAACCCTGGTGAAACAGCCAGAGGAGTTGTGATGGGTGGCGTGAACTATCTGCGAAGCACCAGCGCAGACAAGATGGGGGAGGATGCCCTGCGGTTCGCTGTAGGTGGCATACTTTCCGCAGGAGCAGGCAAGGTGTTTTCTGCGGCTGGGAATATGGCTTTGGTTGAGGAGGCCACGGCCAGTAGATTAGTAGGTGGCGTTGAGAAGGGTACATTGTCGCGCGGGGAAGAGTTACGTCAGCGTTACGGCCATCTGAGTGCTGAAGAGCGGCGTGCCATCATTTGGGATAGAACAGAAGAAATTGCTCGCCGCCAACTTGAGAAGTTAGAAGCATCAAATTCAGGCGCACATTTCATGTCCAGGCACTCTCCTCAAGTTGATTTGTACGACCAACTCGTCTCTGCCGCTACTGGCATGCGGCCTGATGGTAAAATTATGGGTGGAGTGAACAATAGATTTGCCGTAGATTCCACTCAATTTCTTTCGAATAAAGATATGCTATATGGGATAAACCGCGCTGAACGTATTCAACAATATGCCATAAGCACAGGAAACCCGATAAATAATTACATCTCCTTAAAATTTGATTATAATGTTGGTGAAGGTTTTTTAAAAAATACCCCTCTGTTTGGTGGCGATTTGGCGAATTTTTACAAGCAAACCAAGTTTGCAAATTTTGGAATTGACTCTACTAGTGGGCGCGCAATAACGGCTTATCCTGTGATCTCAAAAAGTAGCTTGGGTATAGTTTATTGA
- a CDS encoding MFS transporter yields MRANFGLVMGVMGVAVLLGRGALRETRAPAAHAFDTGGAVAFTLALSVLTCAVLAAAQAGWADPGVIGGLAAAGLLFGVFARIEQRGVAPLLDLSLLRYRRFLGIQLLAAAPAYAFVVLLVLLPMRFAGIEGMGAGRAGWMMAALSAPLLVLPLAAGRLARRWSPAVLCGVGLLACAAGLLWLAAAHTGVQALTAMVVIGAGISLPWGLMDGLAVSVVPPERAGMAAGMFSTTRVAGEGVALAVVGSVLAGLIQARLPGAAQGHPVAQLLGAGRLEDAMALVPAVAPHALVEAYEAAFSRLAQGLAVVTAVTALAVWACLGRGGQRQEGVAPAEGGRETGAGEGNRTLV; encoded by the coding sequence GTGCGGGCGAATTTCGGGCTGGTGATGGGGGTGATGGGCGTGGCGGTGTTGCTGGGCCGGGGCGCGCTGCGGGAAACCCGGGCGCCAGCGGCGCACGCCTTCGATACGGGCGGCGCGGTGGCGTTCACGCTGGCGCTCAGCGTGCTGACCTGCGCCGTGCTCGCGGCAGCGCAGGCGGGATGGGCCGATCCCGGTGTGATCGGGGGCCTCGCGGCGGCAGGGCTTCTGTTCGGCGTTTTCGCGCGCATCGAGCAGCGTGGGGTAGCGCCGCTGCTGGATCTGTCGCTGCTGCGCTACCGGCGCTTCCTCGGCATCCAGCTGCTGGCTGCCGCACCGGCCTATGCCTTCGTCGTGCTGCTGGTGCTGCTGCCGATGCGCTTCGCGGGCATCGAGGGGATGGGCGCGGGCCGTGCGGGATGGATGATGGCGGCCCTGTCGGCGCCGCTGCTGGTGCTGCCGTTGGCGGCCGGGCGGCTGGCACGCCGGTGGTCACCGGCGGTGCTGTGCGGCGTGGGGCTGCTGGCCTGCGCTGCCGGCCTGCTGTGGCTGGCCGCGGCGCATACGGGCGTGCAGGCCCTGACGGCGATGGTGGTGATCGGTGCGGGCATCAGCCTGCCCTGGGGACTGATGGATGGCCTCGCGGTCAGCGTGGTGCCGCCGGAGCGCGCTGGCATGGCGGCGGGGATGTTCAGCACCACGCGGGTGGCGGGGGAGGGCGTGGCGCTGGCGGTGGTCGGTTCCGTGCTGGCGGGGCTGATCCAGGCCCGGCTGCCCGGCGCCGCGCAGGGGCATCCGGTGGCGCAGTTGCTGGGGGCGGGGCGGCTGGAGGATGCGATGGCCCTGGTGCCGGCGGTGGCCCCGCATGCGCTGGTGGAGGCTTACGAAGCGGCGTTTTCGCGGCTGGCGCAGGGGCTGGCGGTAGTGACGGCCGTGACGGCGCTGGCCGTGTGGGCCTGCCTGGGGCGGGGCGGCCAGCGGCAGGAGGGCGTTGCGCCCGCGGAAGGGGGGAGGGAAACTGGAGCGGGTGAAGGGAATCGAACCCTCGTATGA
- a CDS encoding ATP-binding protein encodes MSSSPGLRRQVMLSLGIMALGIILISVIGSYGFYAVLMAYSPSSISETWMPSRVELVWILATMLVALAIAIAVAVRLSRRILTPLNAVAESLRKVAQGDLQARAATDDHSMGETAQLVRDFNAMAERLQAMEKQRTFWNAAIAHELRTPVTILHGRLQGLTEGVFEPRPELLQGLLRHVQGLSRLIEDLRMLGLRDSGHLELEQMQADLAQEVASVVHAFGPDLHARGFTVQADIASPCTVTCDPVRIRQALIALLENVRKHADPGRVRIHAHVADGQCHLGVEDEGPGMTEELAAQVFEAFHRGDPGRPQQAGGSGLGLAVVKAIAEAHGGHATCQAAPGGGSVLTLHWPT; translated from the coding sequence ATGAGCAGTTCTCCCGGCCTGCGCCGGCAGGTCATGCTGTCGCTCGGCATCATGGCGCTGGGCATCATCCTGATCTCGGTGATCGGCTCCTACGGCTTCTACGCCGTGCTAATGGCCTATTCGCCGTCGAGCATTTCCGAGACCTGGATGCCGTCCCGGGTGGAGCTGGTCTGGATTCTGGCGACCATGCTGGTGGCGCTGGCCATCGCCATCGCCGTCGCCGTGCGGCTCTCGCGCCGCATCCTCACGCCGCTGAACGCGGTGGCCGAAAGCCTGCGCAAAGTGGCCCAGGGCGACCTGCAGGCCCGCGCCGCCACCGATGACCACTCCATGGGCGAGACCGCCCAGTTGGTGCGCGACTTCAACGCCATGGCCGAACGCCTGCAGGCCATGGAAAAACAGCGCACCTTCTGGAACGCGGCCATCGCCCACGAACTGCGCACTCCCGTCACCATCCTGCACGGGCGCCTGCAGGGGCTGACGGAAGGAGTGTTCGAGCCGCGGCCCGAGCTGTTGCAGGGCCTGCTGCGCCACGTGCAGGGCCTGAGCCGGCTCATCGAAGACCTGCGCATGCTGGGCCTGCGCGACAGCGGGCACCTGGAACTGGAGCAGATGCAGGCGGACCTGGCGCAGGAAGTCGCCTCCGTCGTGCATGCCTTCGGGCCCGACCTGCATGCGCGCGGCTTCACGGTGCAGGCCGACATCGCATCGCCCTGCACCGTCACCTGCGACCCGGTGCGCATCCGCCAGGCCCTGATCGCCCTGCTGGAGAACGTGCGCAAGCATGCCGACCCGGGCCGGGTGCGCATCCACGCGCACGTGGCGGACGGCCAATGCCACCTCGGCGTGGAAGACGAGGGCCCGGGCATGACCGAGGAACTCGCCGCCCAGGTCTTCGAGGCCTTTCACCGCGGGGACCCCGGCCGCCCGCAACAGGCCGGCGGCAGCGGCCTGGGCCTGGCCGTGGTCAAGGCCATCGCGGAAGCCCACGGCGGCCACGCCACCTGCCAGGCCGCGCCCGGCGGTGGCTCCGTGCTCACCCTGCACTGGCCCACGTGA